A window of Oryza glaberrima chromosome 2, OglaRS2, whole genome shotgun sequence genomic DNA:
TTGAATCTAGGCGCACATTTCCGTGTTTCTTCCAAAACTGAATTCTTGTGTGCTGGGTAGGTTTTGAAATGGACTGAATTGTCTATACACGTAGCACGTAGCCATCAAACCTTCGTGGCCCGTACGTCTAGTATGCAATGAAAATGGTAACACGTATATATTTTTAACTCGTGGTTGAAATTTGCAAACCACGGCGGACACCATCAATCTTTTTCTCTTTTACCATTTTGCTTACGTGTCAGCGTGCATTGTGTATGCCTAACTACAAAACGACGAATTAAATCAAACAAAATTTGGACGAAAATGACAGCGccactatttttatttactACGACGCTTAGGTAAAATCAAACCGGTGGCAAAATACTTGTAGCAATTAATTACGCCAAtggcacagtttgcatgtaaattgcgagacgaatcttttgagcctaattacgccgtTATTTGACAATGAGATGCTACAGTAaccatttgctaataacggattaattagacctaatagatttgtctcgcagtttacaggcgaaatctgtaatttgttttgttattagtttacgtttaatatatcaaatgtgtatccgtatacgttaaattttattttgccaAAACAGCTACAcaaatcaaacaaaattttgacgAAAATGACAGCGCCACTATTTTTATTTACCACGACGCTTGGGTAAAATCAAACCGGTGGCAAAATACTTGTACgaagtagcaattaattaaatCTGTCCCTGCCGCTTACTTAATAACTAAACGCTGCGATTTATGATTCCATGCGTGACGTCACGCCTTAGCCGCTCGCGCCTTCACCTCCTCCACGAACGCCTCCACGTGGCGGTCCGacgagccgccggccgccacggccgcccgcgcggcggcgctccaCGCCGCGGCGCTGGACCGCATCGCGCCGGCGTCGGGCcccgccacggcggcgtcgacggcgtcgcgcacggcgccgcgccgcagcggcgcgcggaggcggacgcCCATCCCGAGCTCGTCGACGAGGAACATGGCGTCGGTGCACTGGTCCCCCCACTGCGGGAACGCCACCAccggcacgccggcggcgaccgtctccagcgtcgagttccaGCCGCAGTGCGTGAGGAAGCACGCCACGGCGGGGTGGACGAGCACTTGCTCCTGGGGGCTCCATGGCACCACCAtgccgcggccggcgacggcgtcgaggaaccCCTCCGGCAGCAGCGCGCGGCTGTCCGGCCGCACCACCCAGAGGAACGGCCGGCCGGTGGAGGCGAGCCCGTGCGCCATctccgccacctcgccggcggacAGCACCACGACGCTGCCGAGCGACGCGTACACGACGGAGCGCGGAGGGTGTTCGTCCAGCCACCCGACGCAGTCGTCCGCTGCCCTGATCATGTCGCCGCGCACCGCGGCGTCGCCCTCCAGCTCGATCAGCGGGCCGACGgggatgagcggcggcggcggcggcgacgtcgcgaCGCCGCGGAGCGCGTCCACCACGCCGCGCTCCAGCTCGGTGAAGGAGTTGACGAACACCCACGTCGCCTTGTCGATGGTGCGGATCTGCTGCTGTATCGCCTCCGTGAGGCTCATGTAGGGGTTCGACGGGAGGAGGAACGACGGCACGTCGGCGACCGACATCGCCGGGAGCCCCGGCAGCGTGAGCCGCGCGTCGAGGTCGTCCTCGGGGGGGAACTCGACGAGGCCGTGGACGCGGTGGTAGTAGAGCGAGAACACGGCGCACGACTGCACCCACAGCACGGCCGAcgggatgccggcggcggcggcgacgtcgaccgCCCACGGGATGAACGGGTTCCCGACGACGCACGCCAccggccgccccgccgcctcctgccgcgCGAGCAGCTCGGCGAACGCCGCCGGCCCGGCCGTCCCGAGGTGCCGCATCAGCTCGTCGAGGTCGCTCCCGTCGAAGCCATCCTCCAAGAACTCGAACCtgatccggccgccgccgagcggcacgccgtcgccgccgaccgacACGCCGGACGACTCCACGAGCTTGGCGCCGATGGCGGACGTCGACGAGAACGTCACGACGAGGCCCTTCGCCGCGATGCGCTTGGCGAGCCGGAGCATCGGGTTGACGTGGCCCTGCCCGGGGAAGCAGATGAGGAGCAGgtgcggcgcgccgccgctcgccgccgccgccgccgccgccgtcaccgtggCCGCCGCGGCTTCCTCGCCCatggctaagctagctagcttagctagctgcgAGCTCACTATTTTCTTCTCGCCTTTTCTCCGAGCAGCTGGCGTGCAGTGATCGATCTCTCGATAGCTTTGGTCTTTGATACTGTGGCAAGTGAGATGAGGCAACCAAATTTATACGAAAAATTTGTGACTTGCAGATGAACACGATGACGTCTGACGTGGCGTCACACATGTAAATACAAGGCAGCGGTTTATGGGCtacctattttattttctttacatTTAAAATTGAATACTATCTGGTCCCGCTGTATCCAAAGATAAACGTGAGTgtaggggaaaaaaagataattGTTAATTATCATACAATTAAAGCTTAGGCCGTTTTGTGTATCAATAGTCATGACCCTATTAAAAACAAATAGTTCAAATTAAAGAAGATAttgtggggttttttttttggttgtgtatCAATTTGTCATTAATGTGTGCAATGTTAGATTATTGTAGTTGCAGGAATAGACTACGAGTGGCTAGTCACTGTTTCATTGTTTTGGTAAAGGGACATGGCACCAAAAAAATAATCTACTACTACAGCTAAGGGCCCacttgaatcgtaggaatgaaaaaacggaggaataggaaaaacataagatTCTGAcatgaatgtaagtgtaaaacagaggattgcaaaacacaggaatgatcgtttgattggaaaacacaggaatcggatgagagagatagactcaaaggatttttaccaagaggttagacctcttgctaagtttcctccaaaacctatatgcaacaagccattccataggaattttgtaggatttggaaaacttcaatcctttaaatcaaagagcgatataggaaaatttcctttaggatttcaatcctatgaaatgTCTTcataattcctttgattcaaaggggccctaattaATTAGATGCACAACTGCAGCAACTGTCAGGACATCCATGCTGTTTTGCTGATATTACTGTCACATTGAGCTGGGTGTTTATGATAGACATTTTAGAATGGATCCTTAAAATTTTATCGggttttaaaattaatttgtttaatagaaaaacattttcaccatccaaaataaatatactgCCAGATACACGCATCTGCTTGCTTCACAAAAACTGAATTTAGTTTTAATAACCGTCCTAACTATTCCCTATGTAaaaaatactttatatatatatatatatatatatatatatatatcttatatatatcttatacatattaataaaaataaaaaaaatatcttcaacTTTCTTAAACTCCAATACATTTGTCCTCTACCTTCTCAGATCAACCTCCAAAATATTATCTCCTACTATCTCGAACTTAATGTATTAattgcttttaaaaaaagatcttCATAGAACAAATGgaggacagaaaaaaaaataaagtttttttttagggaCCAAGGAAGTACTACTCTATAATTAAGTAACTGTCAGAAGTAAATGCAAGCCGTTCTTCTTTTCACTCGAAGGAGACTGCAGACTACTGGAGTATAAGGGGGTGTTTACATgcggggtgaaaagttttaccATGTCACATAAGATATAcgaacacatatttaaagtattaaatatagtctaataacaaaataaatta
This region includes:
- the LOC127761501 gene encoding gallate 1-beta-glucosyltransferase 84A24-like, whose amino-acid sequence is MGEEAAAATVTAAAAAAASGGAPHLLLICFPGQGHVNPMLRLAKRIAAKGLVVTFSSTSAIGAKLVESSGVSVGGDGVPLGGGRIRFEFLEDGFDGSDLDELMRHLGTAGPAAFAELLARQEAAGRPVACVVGNPFIPWAVDVAAAAGIPSAVLWVQSCAVFSLYYHRVHGLVEFPPEDDLDARLTLPGLPAMSVADVPSFLLPSNPYMSLTEAIQQQIRTIDKATWVFVNSFTELERGVVDALRGVATSPPPPPLIPVGPLIELEGDAAVRGDMIRAADDCVGWLDEHPPRSVVYASLGSVVVLSAGEVAEMAHGLASTGRPFLWVVRPDSRALLPEGFLDAVAGRGMVVPWSPQEQVLVHPAVACFLTHCGWNSTLETVAAGVPVVAFPQWGDQCTDAMFLVDELGMGVRLRAPLRRGAVRDAVDAAVAGPDAGAMRSSAAAWSAAARAAVAAGGSSDRHVEAFVEEVKARAAKA